The Lathyrus oleraceus cultivar Zhongwan6 chromosome 5, CAAS_Psat_ZW6_1.0, whole genome shotgun sequence genome includes the window ATAAGCTATTTGCCAAGAATCACTTCTCTTCCTGTGAGATACAACCATTCGAAACTTGCAAAGAACGTTACGACATTCAATGACATACCTTCTTGAATCAGTGCATTTCACATTGAAATTAACAGAGTTAtccatgtgaaattttttgatagctcaCCCACATTCTTCTTTAATGCGGAACTTATCTCCCACTTTTAACTCACCCTCTGACCGTATATATGGGTTGTAAAAAATATCATTGGATGTGTCACCGTCATGCAAGTCCATTgttgtcatatgttgaggcggataatatacatgacttggaggtaatggcGTTCGGTGATCGTCATCTCCAGcgttgttgttcaacatatgacCGACCTGTGTCTCCCTTTCTTCTTCTTCGTCAACGACGTCGACTTCCGCTTCGACTTCAACTTCATCTTAGTCTTCTGCTTCAAATTTATCAGAATCAACTTGATcaattatttgagattttagaGATGATATAGTTTATTGGAGAGTAATATCCAACTCAATAGAGTTGAAACCAAAATGTTtgtgactaacaaacatatattcaacatcttcattATCTCGCACCTTTAACATGTAAAATATACATTGATTGTTTTCGAAATAAGTTGGATTATGGTATGTGATTTGTGACATAGGATAAGATCCTATATAAGGGtttattcattttttcaaatgcaagaaatttgaatttctcttgattGTAAATCAGACAATTTTGGTGTTTCGAAAACTAAATCCGTATACATCAGATTCATATGTCTCATTGTTGCAGTGAGCATTGATAATATATTTGGGTGTATATGATATAGTATGTTTCTTTTAGTATGACAATGAAGTTGTGTTGGTTTGAGCAAAAGTATGAACTTGTGTTAGTTTGAGTATGAGTAAGAGCATTAATAGAACGTGACAAGAGCATGCATGGAAGAACACTCGCCAAGTCAATTGACGACTACTTTGGAAAATTGTATGTGGTCTCCAGTCAATTTGACGCCTTCTGTGCATGACCTCGAGATTCTACGCTGCACGCCATAGCCATGCAGCCTATAGCCATGCATCCTTTTGACAAGACCATGTATGAAAGACCTGCCACGCCATAGCCATGCAACCTAAGCCATAAGACACCTACGAATCGCCAATTGAGATGACATTATCATGTAAAATGTAAATGTATTACCAATTGAGATGGCGCCACATTTATTTCTAGCATGGGAACTAGTACATGCTTTTCCTTATAAATAGACATAGGAACTAACACTTATTCAACAGCAACCAACACTTCTTCATCAACAACCAACACTTCTTCACATTTATCTCTCATATTTTCATTAGTAACCAACACTTCTTCATCAACAACACTACGAAAAAATGTCTCTAATGATTATGGGTGAATCGCACAGAGAAACTGTCGCAAACGTAGCGACTTATGTAAGTGTTTGGAAAAacatatttttttaatatttttatacatattttttttatgaaaaaacTTATTTTATTATTGATTTTTTAGGGCGTTTCTAGGTTTCATACCCAATTTCCACGAATTTGTTGCCATCGATGAGTTGATTCAACCTTATGTCGACCTCGTCGATTTTGGACATGTTAGCAAAATCCTGTCTTAGTCGGTTGATAATAAGTTTATACTAGCtttatgtgaaagatggcgtccAGATACACACACTTCTGATTTCCAACCGGTTAATGTACCGTAACATTAGAAGATGTGTACATGTTATTGGGGCTGCCTATCGAGGGTAAGACGATAAATGGAACCgactatgcaaattcaatttgcatgtAACTCTTGGGTGCCGACTTGTTAGATGATAATTCGAGAGGTCAATGTATACTCCTTTCGCGCCTTAATGTATCTTACAACAATTTACAATTAAATGAAAATTCTATCGAAGAAGCTCGAATAATAAAATCTAGGTGTTATATTATActtttaattggtttatttttatttcccgaaggtagtggttctagtatgcatgcTATGAATTTACCCTTATTAAGACATGTAGATATAATAAGAAGTTATAGTTAGGGGCTCGCTTGTTTGGCTTATTTgtatagctctttgtgtaaaaatacacacaaagacacatctataTTTTTCGGATACGCTGTTTTGCTCTAAGCATGAGGTTGGtccagactaccgtccctagTGTCCATCAACCACAACCCGTTCACATTCCTGTTcgcacaaaagtaagttcttaacaTTAACTATATTTACAtactttaccgattattatctctaaataatatatttacttttttggtgtagatggtcgactcgtggtatgagttacaacagatgtcctagacactgtattatCTAGTATCccaatctcttggatcaccttaGACCACCAGGTGTATTGCCATTAACCAAATTAATTCgtaataatttatttttaatatcaCCCATTTTATAATCTAATATTTTCTCTCTTtagttcatttggcgtccatatctaAACTTGGATCATGAACATGAAATCAACAAACAAGATATAACTatttggactgcatgcacaccgatcatcaggttcaccactgtggagatgcaccataGTGAACGTATtaaattgcagttcggtatgcttcaacacatcccagatcccccgaCAAACCTCGGAGAATGACATATGTGAAGAGTTAACGACCAATTGAACTTTAACCTCTGGCAAGACTTTGCTAAATCTGAGTGTCGAAAATGGAAGCACCGGCATGATCATGTCTTAAGTGACGTTGTGATGTCAACCGAAGAAAAACCAACTCGTAATTATATGACTTGATATAGatcggttggatttgagttcctCGCCGAGAATATGTACTTATACGACCCACACCAAGTCACTTACACGTAAGAAGATTCAACATTTAACCCCCACAAAATTACCAGACCGGTTACTTACAATCCCATACCCAACAAAATTATCGGTCCACAAATAGACAAACCTACGACCTTAACATGCCAAACACAtaaccacaataccaagagcataccccataccaccgCTAACAAGATGATCATTATCAAGACACCCAACATCCCAACACATCACCCCACTATAGCCGCCAtagccaaaacactcaacgatcatttaacatCAATCGTCCCTCCTATtatagccaagaagcccaaacatcacaaagCCAAAACATACAACAACAAGATGACTACCAAACATCACAACAAccatttcaacctttcctcgacaTATCATTCACACtaatgtctcccttcaatcgtctCGGTCCCACTCCAATAACCCAAACACACCCCAACTACTCTGACACGGGTCACAAACTCAGCTATAGCGGTATGACTTCATTAGATACACAAGACTTTGTGAATTTGTCTGAATATCTTAGAGAATCTGCTGCaggtggtggtgatgttcctggaTCCTCAAATCCTCAAATACCTctggtgaatcatcaacgtgggttagggaATATGgaatcagaaaataaaaatacTGAATTATCTAAATAAAAAATTCATATATCTAATAATTTATTAACGAAGAGGAAAGAAAATCCTAAGTACTAAAAAAACCAACTAAacaataattaaaataaaaatctaaCAAATAATTTTATCACACTTTGCATGACAGCAAATGAAAAATCTGAATATTATACCAGCGAAAGAAATTGAGCCGATAGTCATATGTTGAAATTGATTTGAAAACAGCAGAGTGAAAGCAGAGAAGAAGTCTGATGGCGGATGATAGCAACCGCAGCGTGAGACTACTATTCCGCCCAAAGCAACTTAACAAAGGATCCGACCCGGGAATCCATTACTGGTTAATCGGATCCCCATTCTTACCGCCAATTACCATCGTCTCCATCCTCCGATGCATCAACACCATACCCTCCTCCTCTTCTCCCGATTTACGCAAAGAATCCGACGATCTTCTAACCTTAATTCCGAAAGGCTTTCAACTTATTGGAGCCCTAGCTTCCGGAGACGACACCGATGCTCGTGCCGCAATTGATGCTGCTCGTCAATTAAGGAATTTTCTTTACGGCGGAGGAAAGGTGGAAGAACCACCGCTGATCGGAGCTGTTTCCGATTTGGATTCCGGCGATCTCCGATTTTTTGTGTCGGAGAGTGGAAATGCGAAAAGCGGAATTGAACTTGTTACATCGATTATACAGGAACAACATCCCGAGAAGTTTTTGTGGGAGAATGGTTGCATGCTTCGTTGTGAGCTTCCGATTAAGTTGCCAATTTATTACCCACTCAAAACTCCATCTGGTAAGTGTTTCCAGAAACAACTTAATTCATTTCATAACAACTTATCATGCAAGTGTTTATATATAAGGGCTTGTATTTCAGCTATTTTTCTATCATAAATGATAAAATAAAGTCAACTTGTTTTTACATAATATAAGATGTTTTCATTTGAAATGACAGTATTAGAGAGTGTTGGGTGGATTGAACATGTAGAGACAAGGAGAGTAGGTCAGATGGAGATAAAACAACTAGAGCTAGAGGAAGATCTAGAAAAATTATAAGAGAAACTATTAAGAAAAATCTCGAGATTAACGGTTTGGATATAAGCATGGTCTTGAATACAACATTATGGCAAAAGTTTAACCATGCAACCGACCCCACTTAGTGGAATAAGGTTTTGTTTTGGTTGTATAAGCTGTTTTAATTAGCTATCATCAGGAACTTACGGAAATAAACTTAAATCAGCAAATGCATAAGGCAATCCAGACAACCCATGATGTGTTTTCATAAACTCTTCCAAACAGTCTTGCTAATACATAAGATAATCCATACAACCCATAAGTTCAAGTTCCCAATTAAGTTACGTCCAAACAGGCCCTAAGTTCAAGTTTCCTTTAGTATCTCTTAAATATTGATTGAATAGTACCTTAGTTGGTAGAAGTTATTGACCACATGCCTCTAGTAGTGAGTTGCAATGAAAACTCTAGCTGAAAGCACTTTACTTTGAGTTCAAGATGATATACACATACTATATATGTGATACACACAAAAATGCAGGTCACAAAGGACAGCGACCCTTAAACTTAAGGAAGTTTATTACAAGCAGTCACAAAAACACACTGTCATTTGTCGAAATCGTTTGATGAACATCGAGTGGTTCGCATTTTGagttattattatttatttattttggaaAAGTATCTTGAATTATTATTTTAGATCTGATACGAGAAGTCGTCTTATCTTTGTCCAATGGTTCCAACTTGTTGGCTGTATGTAGTGAATGTCTGCTTTGTGAATGCAGTGTAATCTGACTCCATAAGCCAAGATCCACAATACTAATTTTGAACTTGACATGTATTTTTGCAGTCAATTAGATGAAATTCTTGTATTTGATTTCAATGTTAAATAAGTTGGGTACATCTTAGTGTTCAGCCGTACAGAATAATATCTGAATGTCAGTGAATCATCTAAGATGCATGGTTTACTATGTTCTACATGCAGTAAACTCTGGACAAATTTTGTTCCGCAGATGTTGAGAAAGCATATGTAAAGGCAACTGGAGCTGTTATTGCCAAGTTAAGAGACCCTCAGGCTGTGTACATGTTAGAAGCATTGAGCAAAGCCTGTCCAGATCAACCTCGACCTGCCATAGTTCGAGGTGCACAATTAGATTTTCACACAGACCTCTCCAAAACCAAGCCTTTGGCTAAGAGTGATGAGGGCTTTGATGCAAGCTCACTATCTTGTTCATACTTTTCCATCAACAATAAAACAGCTTTTTCCATAGAGGTAAAATAAAAGGTTATGATATTCTTTTTATCTTTCTCCCATTTTCTTTTTAGCTATTTAATTTTTGCTATATTATGttatattatttgtgattttGCTTATATGTTGATCTTATTTTTTGTGCTGCCTTTACAAATAGTTAAATGACTGCTATCGTCCATTTTTGTGAAATTTTCTTTTGCTTAGAATGCAGATATTATCCAAGTGAGTGTTCTATTTAATAGCTTAGGACCGTCATCAGCATCTGCTGCACCTATTGCCGAATATCTTCCAGGTCAGGATTTGGGTCATATTTGGTGTTGAATTACTTCAACTCTGGTGTTTTTTACATTATTAACTCAACTGAAATTGAGTTATTGCTTTCAGTCCTGGAAGAAGCCAGACTCGTTGTTGTGGATATTAAGCTAGATGTATTGTGCTATTCTTCCAGGGATCTTCCACTCAAACATGCAGTTTCACGTTTAATCATCCCTGGCTTAATTGACCAGTTAAATATCATGCAGAACTTTATGTTGCCTAGCCTATTGGTACAACATCCTCAGGTGAGGCAATGAATTCATCTTTCTAATTATATAAGATTTCCATGGTTCTACTATGCCACCATGATTCCAAGTCACAAGAAGATAATTTTTCTTTAGT containing:
- the LOC127084267 gene encoding probable Ufm1-specific protease; amino-acid sequence: MADDSNRSVRLLFRPKQLNKGSDPGIHYWLIGSPFLPPITIVSILRCINTIPSSSSPDLRKESDDLLTLIPKGFQLIGALASGDDTDARAAIDAARQLRNFLYGGGKVEEPPLIGAVSDLDSGDLRFFVSESGNAKSGIELVTSIIQEQHPEKFLWENGCMLRCELPIKLPIYYPLKTPSDVEKAYVKATGAVIAKLRDPQAVYMLEALSKACPDQPRPAIVRGAQLDFHTDLSKTKPLAKSDEGFDASSLSCSYFSINNKTAFSIENADIIQVSVLFNSLGPSSASAAPIAEYLPVLEEARLVVVDIKLDVLCYSSRDLPLKHAVSRLIIPGLIDQLNIMQNFMLPSLLVQHPQLRPYHFSPPGILHPITVFYELSFGETEMKQVEFRKSLHFKLGLPYDRPLLRIANALDFSKLKNGGSASLQKGSALLRDVHIGIPSSGVTGGTLSLVQGSYEYHHYLQDGFNDSGWGCAYRSLQTIISWFRLQNYSSIEVPSHREIQQSLVEIGDKDPSFIGSREWIGAIELSFVLDKLLGVTCKVINVRSGAELPEKCRELALHFETQSTPIMIGGGVLAYTLLGVDYNDASGDCAFLILDPHYTGTDDLKKVVNGGWCGWKKAVDNKGKNFFLHDKFYNLLLPQRPNMV